Proteins encoded within one genomic window of Mesorhizobium sp. AR10:
- a CDS encoding cob(I)yrinic acid a,c-diamide adenosyltransferase, which yields MVKLNKIYTRTGDDGTTGLGTGERRLKSDLRIDAYGTVDEANACIGMARVHTASTHPSIDAMLSRIQNDLFDLGADLAVPEDGKPLGYEPLRIIVSQTDRVEKDIDLLNKDLQPLKSFVLNGGTPAAAALHLARTVARRAERIMVALAQDPREHVNREAIKYINRVSDFLFVAARAVNDNGNADVLWVPGKNR from the coding sequence GTGGTCAAGCTCAACAAGATCTACACTCGCACCGGCGACGACGGCACCACCGGCCTCGGCACCGGTGAACGGCGGCTGAAATCCGATCTGCGCATCGACGCCTATGGCACGGTCGACGAAGCCAATGCCTGCATCGGCATGGCCCGCGTCCACACCGCTTCAACCCATCCGTCGATCGACGCGATGCTCAGCCGCATCCAGAACGACCTTTTCGACCTCGGCGCCGATCTGGCCGTGCCTGAGGACGGCAAGCCGCTCGGCTATGAGCCGCTGCGCATCATCGTCTCGCAGACCGACCGTGTCGAAAAGGACATCGACTTGCTCAACAAGGATCTGCAGCCGCTCAAATCCTTCGTCCTGAACGGCGGCACGCCGGCCGCCGCCGCCCTTCACCTCGCCCGCACGGTGGCGCGGCGGGCCGAGCGCATCATGGTGGCGCTGGCGCAGGACCCGCGCGAACACGTCAACCGCGAGGCCATAAAATACATCAACCGGGTGTCGGATTTTCTGTTCGTCGCCGCGCGTGCGGTCAATGACAACGGAAACGCCGACGTGTTATGGGTTCCCGGCAAGAACCGCTGA
- a CDS encoding SDR family oxidoreductase produces the protein MATLGQTTIPHGAALRTIIVTGASSGIGAYCARALKTEGWRVFATARKPSDIAALEADGIEAFYLDYREPNSIEALVASVLERTGGRLDALFNNGAYAQPGAVEDLPVAALREQFEANVFGWHDLTRRIVPAMRSQGHGRLVHCSSILGLTPVRFRGAYSASKHALEGLMLCMHQELQGSGIHVSLIEPGPVTSKIASNALFWFLRNIDHENSVHRVDYEAQLARLRAGGSVSGLKPGPEVVHAALRHALLSRRPRPHYVVTVPARIGVILKRILPASMLYRLLAKRA, from the coding sequence ATGGCAACCCTAGGTCAAACGACAATTCCTCATGGAGCCGCGTTGCGCACGATCATCGTCACCGGCGCCTCTTCCGGGATAGGCGCTTATTGCGCCCGGGCGCTCAAGACGGAGGGCTGGCGGGTGTTCGCGACGGCGCGCAAACCCAGCGACATTGCCGCGCTCGAGGCCGATGGCATCGAGGCGTTCTATCTCGACTACCGTGAACCCAACTCCATCGAGGCGCTGGTGGCCTCGGTGCTCGAGCGGACGGGCGGACGGCTCGATGCCCTGTTCAACAATGGCGCCTACGCACAGCCCGGTGCGGTGGAAGACCTGCCGGTAGCCGCACTCAGGGAACAATTCGAGGCAAATGTCTTCGGCTGGCACGACCTTACCCGCCGTATCGTGCCGGCGATGCGCAGCCAGGGCCATGGTCGGCTCGTCCACTGCTCCTCGATCCTCGGGCTGACGCCGGTTCGCTTTCGCGGCGCCTATTCGGCATCGAAGCACGCGCTCGAAGGGCTGATGCTGTGCATGCATCAGGAGCTCCAGGGCAGCGGCATCCACGTCTCACTGATCGAGCCGGGGCCGGTGACATCGAAGATCGCCAGCAATGCGTTGTTCTGGTTCCTCAGGAATATCGACCACGAGAACTCCGTCCACCGTGTCGACTACGAGGCGCAATTGGCACGGCTGCGGGCCGGCGGCAGCGTATCGGGGCTGAAACCCGGGCCGGAGGTGGTTCATGCGGCCCTGCGCCATGCGCTTCTGTCGCGGCGCCCGCGACCGCACTATGTGGTAACAGTGCCGGCCAGAATCGGCGTGATCCTCAAACGCATATTGCCGGCATCGATGCTCTACCGCTTGCTTGCCAAACGCGCCTGA
- a CDS encoding twin transmembrane helix small protein produces the protein MATVFNVLAVLVMVAVVIVLIRGLINMMRGGDGMTSNKLMQARVLLQFVALVLILLAVYFTRK, from the coding sequence ATGGCAACCGTCTTCAATGTCCTCGCCGTCCTCGTCATGGTCGCCGTGGTGATCGTGCTTATCCGCGGCCTCATCAACATGATGCGCGGCGGCGACGGCATGACCTCGAACAAGCTGATGCAGGCGCGTGTGCTCTTGCAGTTCGTGGCATTGGTGCTGATCCTGCTGGCGGTGTATTTCACCCGCAAGTGA